In the Chromatiaceae bacterium genome, one interval contains:
- the pnp gene encoding polyribonucleotide nucleotidyltransferase: MNAIKKTFQYGEHTVTLETGEIARQADAAVMINMADTVVLVTVVYDKKPDSGRDFFPLTVDYQEKTYAAGKIPGGFFRREGRPSEKEILTSRLIDRPIRPLFPKSFISETQVICTVKSLNPRIDPEIPSLIGTSAALAISGAPFQGPIGAARVGYKDGNYILNGPTGLSDNTDLDLVVAGTENAVLMVESEADQLSEEVMLGAVLFGHEQMQVVIQAIKELAAEVNKPVIQLPEVAVNEALKAAVESACGDALRNAYTIADKMERYAAVDAAVAAAKDQLCAGESPEFDEAEVAGAIEKLKKATVRGRIIAGEPRIDGRDNKTVRPIYIRTGVLPRTHGSALFTRGETQALVVTTLGTERDSQIIDALEGERKEGFMLHYNFPPFCVGELGRVGSPKRREIGHGRLAKRGVLACMPDMSEFPYSIRVVSEITESNGSSSMASVCGTSLSLMDAGVPVKSPVAGVAMGLIKEGDQFAVLTDILGDEDHLGDMDFKVAGTVNGVNALQMDIKIDGITREIMEIALAQAKDGRMHILEEMNKAINAPRAQMSEHAPRIISFKINPDKIRDVIGKGGVTIRSITEETGATVDISDDGTVKIFSVDKSAGDEARKRVELITADVEVGKVYEGRVARLMDFGAFVTILPGKDGLVHISQISDERVEKVSDKLNEGDTIKVKVLEVDKQGRIRLSMKAVNEEAEA; this comes from the coding sequence GTGAACGCGATCAAGAAAACGTTTCAGTACGGCGAACACACAGTAACGCTGGAAACCGGTGAAATCGCCCGCCAGGCGGACGCCGCAGTGATGATCAACATGGCGGACACTGTGGTGCTGGTCACCGTGGTTTACGACAAGAAACCGGACTCTGGTCGCGATTTCTTCCCTCTGACCGTCGATTACCAGGAGAAGACGTACGCCGCGGGTAAGATCCCGGGCGGATTCTTCCGTCGCGAGGGTCGTCCCTCGGAAAAAGAGATCCTGACCTCGCGACTCATCGACCGTCCCATCCGACCGCTTTTCCCGAAGAGCTTCATCTCCGAGACCCAGGTGATCTGCACCGTCAAGTCGCTGAATCCGAGGATCGATCCGGAGATCCCCTCGCTGATCGGCACCTCGGCAGCACTCGCGATCTCGGGGGCGCCGTTCCAGGGTCCGATCGGTGCTGCGCGTGTCGGTTACAAAGACGGCAATTACATCCTCAACGGGCCGACCGGCCTGAGCGACAACACCGACCTCGATCTCGTCGTCGCCGGCACCGAGAACGCCGTGCTGATGGTCGAATCGGAGGCGGACCAGCTTTCCGAAGAGGTCATGTTGGGCGCCGTGCTGTTCGGTCACGAGCAGATGCAGGTCGTCATCCAGGCGATCAAGGAGCTGGCGGCGGAGGTCAACAAGCCGGTTATTCAACTTCCCGAAGTGGCGGTCAACGAAGCACTCAAGGCGGCGGTGGAGAGCGCCTGTGGGGATGCGTTGCGCAACGCCTACACCATCGCAGACAAGATGGAGCGGTACGCGGCAGTGGATGCGGCGGTCGCGGCGGCGAAGGATCAGCTGTGTGCAGGCGAATCGCCGGAATTCGACGAAGCCGAAGTGGCCGGTGCGATCGAGAAACTGAAGAAGGCCACGGTGCGTGGTCGGATTATCGCGGGCGAGCCGCGCATAGACGGTCGCGACAACAAGACGGTGCGACCGATCTACATCCGCACCGGCGTGCTGCCGCGGACCCACGGGTCCGCACTGTTCACCCGCGGCGAGACGCAGGCGCTGGTCGTCACGACACTGGGCACCGAGCGTGATTCGCAGATCATCGATGCGCTGGAAGGTGAGCGCAAAGAAGGGTTCATGCTGCACTACAATTTCCCGCCGTTCTGCGTCGGTGAGCTTGGCCGCGTCGGCAGTCCCAAGCGGCGTGAGATCGGCCATGGACGGTTGGCGAAGCGCGGCGTGCTCGCGTGCATGCCCGATATGAGTGAGTTCCCCTATTCGATCCGCGTCGTATCGGAGATCACGGAGTCGAACGGTTCGTCGTCGATGGCATCGGTCTGCGGCACGAGCCTCTCGCTGATGGACGCGGGCGTGCCGGTCAAGTCGCCGGTCGCCGGTGTCGCGATGGGCTTGATCAAGGAAGGCGATCAGTTCGCTGTCTTGACCGACATCCTGGGCGATGAAGACCACCTCGGCGATATGGATTTCAAGGTTGCCGGCACCGTGAACGGCGTGAATGCGCTGCAGATGGACATCAAGATCGACGGCATCACCCGAGAGATCATGGAGATCGCGCTGGCTCAGGCCAAGGATGGGCGTATGCACATCCTCGAGGAGATGAACAAGGCGATCAATGCGCCGCGTGCACAGATGTCCGAGCATGCACCGCGCATCATTTCGTTCAAGATCAATCCCGACAAGATCCGCGACGTCATCGGCAAGGGTGGCGTTACGATCCGCTCGATCACCGAGGAAACCGGTGCGACCGTCGACATCAGCGACGATGGTACGGTGAAGATCTTCTCGGTCGACAAGAGTGCGGGTGACGAGGCGCGCAAACGCGTTGAGTTGATCACCGCCGACGTCGAGGTCGGAAAGGTGTACGAAGGCCGTGTCGCCCGCCTGATGGACTTCGGCGCGTTCGTCACGATCCTGCCGGGCAAGGATGGTCTCGTGCACATCAGCCAGATTTCCGACGAGCGTGTCGAGAAGGTCAGCGACAAGCTGAACGAGGGAGACACGATCAAGGTCAAGGTGCTCGAGGTCGACAAGCAGGGGCGCATCCGCCTGAGCATGAAGGCGGTCAACGAAGAGGCCGAGGCCTGA
- a CDS encoding DNA polymerase III subunit chi: protein MTQIDFYVLRADARGDRFALACRIAEKARRAGHRVLIHSRDATQARHVNELLWTLWEQSFVPHGLLGEAERDINPILIGDGHADADEHDILINLDPEIPTFFGRFERLIECVDHDDAVRESSRERFRYYRAHGYPLDTHDIT from the coding sequence ATGACTCAGATCGACTTTTACGTATTGCGTGCCGACGCGCGCGGTGACCGTTTCGCACTGGCCTGCCGGATTGCCGAAAAGGCGCGCCGCGCCGGCCATCGCGTGCTGATACACAGCCGTGACGCCACGCAGGCGAGGCACGTCAACGAACTGCTGTGGACGCTGTGGGAGCAAAGCTTTGTCCCGCACGGACTGCTAGGCGAGGCCGAACGTGACATCAATCCGATCCTGATCGGTGACGGACACGCCGATGCCGACGAGCACGACATCCTGATCAATCTCGATCCGGAGATACCAACCTTCTTCGGCCGCTTCGAGCGGCTCATCGAGTGCGTCGATCATGACGACGCCGTGCGCGAGTCCAGCCGCGAGCGATTTCGCTACTACCGCGCACACGGCTACCCATTGGATACCCACGACATCACCTAG